In one Microbacterium invictum genomic region, the following are encoded:
- a CDS encoding Gfo/Idh/MocA family oxidoreductase yields MTGLRWGILATGGIAHAFASDLRTAERDLVAVGSRREEASREFAAEFGIPHAHSSYEALVADPDVDILYIATPHPFHAENAILALEHGKHVLVEKPFTLNAAEAASIRDAARANGRLAMEAMWTRYLPHMIRIREIIAAGTLGDIRAVFADHTQKITDDPEHRLNALHLGGGALLDLGIYPISFFWDILGEPVSVTARARLADTGADSDVATIFTHASGALSTSVTSSRSAGPNTAHIIGTEARIDIDRTWYAPTSFRVTAPDGTVIEDYVTDISGRGMQFQALAAEEIIARGDTDSPLLGIDQTVAIMGTLDDVRAQIGVRYPGEK; encoded by the coding sequence ATGACCGGACTTCGCTGGGGCATCCTCGCCACGGGAGGCATCGCGCACGCGTTCGCCTCCGACCTCCGTACCGCCGAGCGCGACCTCGTCGCCGTCGGCTCGCGTCGTGAGGAGGCATCGCGCGAGTTCGCGGCCGAGTTCGGCATCCCGCACGCGCACTCCTCCTACGAGGCGCTTGTCGCCGACCCCGATGTCGACATCCTCTACATCGCCACCCCGCACCCTTTCCACGCCGAGAACGCGATCCTCGCGCTCGAGCACGGCAAGCACGTCCTGGTCGAGAAGCCCTTCACCCTCAACGCCGCCGAGGCCGCCTCGATCCGCGACGCAGCCCGCGCCAACGGGCGCCTGGCGATGGAGGCGATGTGGACCCGGTACCTCCCCCACATGATCCGCATCCGCGAGATCATCGCAGCCGGGACGCTGGGCGACATCCGCGCGGTGTTCGCCGATCACACCCAGAAGATCACCGATGACCCCGAGCACCGGCTGAACGCGCTCCACCTGGGTGGTGGCGCCCTCCTCGACCTCGGGATCTACCCGATCTCCTTCTTCTGGGACATCCTCGGGGAGCCCGTATCGGTCACCGCTCGCGCGCGCCTCGCCGACACCGGCGCAGACTCCGACGTGGCGACGATCTTCACCCATGCCTCCGGTGCCCTCTCGACATCGGTCACCTCGTCCCGTTCGGCCGGCCCCAACACCGCCCACATCATCGGCACCGAGGCGCGCATCGACATCGACCGCACCTGGTACGCCCCGACGAGCTTCCGGGTGACCGCGCCCGACGGCACCGTGATCGAGGACTACGTCACCGACATCTCCGGACGCGGCATGCAGTTCCAGGCTCTCGCGGCCGAGGAGATCATCGCGCGAGGGGACACCGACAGCCCGCTGCTGGGGATCGACCAGACGGTGGCGATCATGGGGACACTCGACGACGTCCGCGCGCAGATCGGCGTGCGCTACCCCGGAGAGAAGTGA
- a CDS encoding ATP-binding cassette domain-containing protein — protein sequence MTAPRPRPRERVLTMHGIGKRFGAVRALSDVDFWVDEGEVVALVGDNGAGKSTLVKILAGVYTADAGVIEFDGSPVRLQSPADAQELGIATVFQDLALCDNLDVVANLWLGRELVSGRRLDEVEMEQRTWTLLRELAAKLPSVRVPVASLSGGQRQTVAIARSLIGDPRVVILDEPTAALGVAQTAEVLNLIERLRERGHGVILISHNMADVMAVADRAVVLRLGRNNGEYDIADITTETLIAAITGATADVPARPAPAPEQITPGRIIPLPTDRPRRRPRAQDLDG from the coding sequence ATGACAGCGCCGCGCCCCCGCCCTCGCGAGCGCGTGCTGACCATGCACGGCATCGGCAAGCGCTTCGGCGCCGTCCGGGCCCTCAGCGACGTCGACTTCTGGGTCGACGAGGGCGAGGTCGTGGCCCTCGTGGGCGACAACGGCGCCGGCAAATCGACGCTCGTGAAGATCCTCGCCGGCGTCTACACCGCCGATGCGGGCGTGATCGAGTTCGACGGGTCGCCGGTGCGCCTGCAGAGCCCCGCCGACGCTCAGGAGCTCGGCATCGCCACCGTGTTCCAAGACCTCGCGCTCTGCGACAACCTCGATGTCGTGGCGAACCTGTGGCTCGGCCGCGAGCTGGTATCGGGCCGGCGGCTCGACGAGGTCGAGATGGAGCAGCGCACCTGGACGCTGCTGCGCGAGCTCGCGGCGAAGCTGCCCTCCGTGCGCGTGCCGGTGGCGTCGCTGTCGGGCGGTCAGCGCCAGACCGTCGCGATCGCCCGCTCCCTGATCGGCGATCCTCGCGTCGTGATCCTCGACGAACCGACGGCGGCGCTCGGTGTCGCGCAGACCGCCGAAGTGCTGAACCTCATCGAGCGCCTGCGTGAACGCGGGCACGGGGTCATCCTCATCAGCCACAACATGGCCGATGTGATGGCCGTCGCCGATCGGGCGGTCGTCCTGCGTCTCGGCCGCAACAACGGCGAGTACGACATCGCCGACATCACCACCGAGACCCTGATCGCCGCGATCACCGGGGCCACCGCCGACGTCCCGGCGCGGCCCGCTCCGGCACCCGAGCAGATCACGCCGGGTCGGATCATCCCCCTCCCCACCGATCGCCCCCGTCGACGTCCGCGCGCGCAGGACCTCGACGGATGA
- a CDS encoding substrate-binding domain-containing protein has translation MKKSFLSAAAVAGAAVMLLAGCSSSTGGDSGDGGGDTGGGDAAGRACVILPDAASSPRWENFDRPYLQEGLEAAGFEVDIQNAQGNTNTYSTIADQQLTQGCGVMLLVDYQGAAEAVAANATAEGIPVIAYDRPFEGADYYVSFDNMEVGRLQGQTVLDGLEAAGKDPASATVVYMGGDPTDGNAAMFKSGAVEVMEAAGITPAAEPPGVWDQAESQTNFEQALTSLGGQVDGVWAANDTNAAGVIKVLQDNNLEGVAVSGQDANVAGLQNILLGWQTATVYKPVADEAAAAVELAVALLNGEEVTADAELEDGTPYIQVTPVLVGPNEVKDVIAAGDAAYDDVCTPDVMAACEEFGVTE, from the coding sequence ATGAAGAAATCCTTCCTCTCGGCCGCGGCGGTCGCCGGCGCAGCCGTGATGCTGCTGGCGGGCTGTTCGAGCTCGACCGGCGGCGACAGCGGTGATGGCGGCGGAGACACCGGCGGCGGCGACGCTGCGGGCCGCGCCTGCGTCATCCTTCCCGACGCGGCGTCCTCGCCCCGCTGGGAGAACTTCGACCGCCCCTACCTGCAGGAGGGCCTGGAGGCCGCGGGCTTCGAGGTCGACATCCAGAACGCGCAGGGCAACACCAACACCTACTCGACCATCGCCGACCAGCAGCTCACCCAGGGCTGCGGTGTGATGCTGCTCGTGGACTACCAGGGTGCCGCAGAAGCCGTTGCGGCGAACGCCACCGCCGAGGGCATCCCGGTGATCGCGTACGACCGTCCCTTCGAGGGCGCGGACTACTACGTGTCGTTCGACAACATGGAGGTCGGGCGCCTGCAGGGCCAGACGGTGCTGGACGGCCTCGAGGCCGCCGGCAAGGACCCCGCTTCCGCGACCGTGGTCTACATGGGCGGTGACCCGACCGACGGCAACGCCGCGATGTTCAAGTCCGGCGCGGTCGAGGTCATGGAAGCGGCCGGGATCACTCCCGCCGCCGAGCCCCCGGGGGTGTGGGACCAGGCCGAGTCGCAGACCAACTTCGAGCAGGCCCTGACCTCGCTCGGTGGCCAGGTCGACGGCGTCTGGGCGGCCAACGACACCAACGCCGCCGGCGTCATCAAGGTGCTGCAGGACAACAACCTCGAAGGCGTCGCGGTCTCGGGCCAGGACGCCAACGTCGCCGGTCTGCAGAACATCCTCCTCGGCTGGCAGACCGCCACGGTCTACAAGCCGGTGGCGGATGAGGCCGCAGCCGCCGTCGAGCTCGCCGTCGCGCTGCTCAACGGCGAAGAGGTCACCGCCGACGCCGAGCTCGAAGACGGAACGCCCTACATCCAGGTCACGCCCGTCCTCGTCGGACCGAACGAGGTCAAGGACGTCATCGCCGCCGGCGACGCCGCCTACGACGACGTCTGCACCCCCGACGTGATGGCAGCGTGCGAGGAGTTCGGCGTCACCGAGTGA
- a CDS encoding sugar ABC transporter substrate-binding protein translates to MTAALRRIGAALLATAMALATAGCAAQSGGTEGTIALLLPDAKTARYETFDRPYFEERVAELGDFRVLYSNADQDAAKQQQQAEAALTGGAGVLVLDPVDANAAVSIVREANAQGVPVISYDRLVAGGDLAYYVSFDNEKVGQLQAAALTEALAGVEPEMEQRGILMVNGSPTDSNAALFKSGAQEVIDDAGLTVLSSFDTPEWSPDLAQEWVAGQVAQYGDRIAAVYAANDATAGGAVAALRAGNVTPFPIVTGQDAELTAIQRILTGDQFMTVYKAIRPQAERAADVAVALLRGDEVSAPLEIEGTPTTLLDPVAVTVDNIADTVVADGFWTIEDICTPDYAAACERAGLG, encoded by the coding sequence ATGACCGCCGCTCTCCGCCGCATCGGTGCGGCCCTCCTCGCGACGGCGATGGCACTGGCGACGGCCGGGTGCGCTGCGCAGAGCGGCGGCACGGAGGGGACGATCGCGCTCCTCCTCCCCGACGCCAAGACCGCACGGTACGAGACCTTCGACCGCCCGTACTTCGAGGAGCGCGTGGCCGAGCTGGGCGATTTCCGGGTGCTGTACTCCAACGCCGATCAGGATGCTGCGAAGCAGCAGCAGCAGGCGGAGGCGGCCCTCACCGGCGGCGCCGGCGTCCTGGTGCTCGATCCGGTCGACGCCAATGCGGCCGTCTCGATCGTCCGCGAGGCGAATGCGCAGGGGGTTCCGGTGATCTCCTACGACCGACTCGTCGCTGGAGGCGATCTGGCTTACTATGTCTCGTTCGACAACGAGAAGGTGGGTCAGCTCCAAGCGGCCGCGCTCACCGAGGCCCTGGCCGGCGTCGAACCCGAGATGGAGCAGAGAGGCATCCTGATGGTCAACGGCTCGCCGACCGACAGCAATGCCGCGCTGTTCAAGTCCGGTGCGCAGGAGGTCATCGACGACGCCGGACTGACCGTCCTATCGTCCTTCGACACCCCGGAGTGGAGCCCCGACCTCGCCCAGGAGTGGGTCGCCGGGCAGGTCGCGCAGTACGGCGACCGCATCGCCGCCGTGTACGCCGCCAACGACGCCACCGCCGGGGGTGCGGTGGCCGCGCTCCGAGCCGGCAATGTCACCCCGTTCCCGATCGTGACCGGTCAGGATGCCGAACTCACCGCCATCCAGCGGATCCTCACCGGCGATCAGTTCATGACGGTGTACAAGGCGATCCGGCCGCAGGCCGAGCGCGCCGCCGACGTCGCCGTCGCGCTCCTGCGCGGCGACGAGGTGAGCGCACCGCTCGAGATCGAGGGCACGCCCACCACGCTCCTCGACCCGGTCGCGGTGACGGTCGACAACATCGCCGACACCGTCGTCGCCGACGGATTCTGGACGATCGAGGACATCTGCACCCCGGACTACGCGGCGGCCTGCGAGAGGGCGGGACTGGGATGA
- a CDS encoding NADP-dependent oxidoreductase yields MAQAIAYSSFGDPGVLTLVDIPDPVAGAGEVVVRVEAVGVNPIDHKLRSGLRPSPAIEEPRRIGSDAAGIVTAVGEGVDGFRAGDPVVVFGATGTYATDLAAPIRAVQPRPASVTAAEGAALGVPVGTAYQALRSLGVRDGDTLLLHAGSGAVGQAAIQLAALWGARVIATASPERFDRVRDLGAEPVAYGEGLADRVRAVAPEGISVALDAAGTDEAIRTSLALAPAERIATLVRGRDAAGFGIRAFGGGAPHPLTSQQLAWRAEALPVALSLLAAGAFSVELGPSFPLGDAAAAHRAVEQGAAGKVILHP; encoded by the coding sequence ATGGCTCAGGCGATCGCGTACTCCTCCTTCGGCGACCCCGGGGTCCTGACCCTCGTGGACATCCCCGATCCCGTCGCCGGGGCGGGCGAGGTCGTCGTCCGGGTCGAAGCGGTGGGGGTCAACCCCATCGATCACAAGCTGCGTTCGGGTCTGCGCCCCTCGCCGGCGATCGAGGAGCCGCGGCGCATCGGAAGCGATGCCGCCGGCATCGTCACCGCCGTGGGCGAGGGCGTGGACGGCTTCCGCGCGGGCGATCCCGTGGTCGTCTTCGGCGCGACGGGCACCTACGCCACCGACCTCGCCGCCCCCATCCGCGCGGTGCAGCCTCGCCCCGCGTCCGTCACCGCCGCGGAGGGTGCGGCACTCGGGGTCCCGGTCGGCACGGCCTATCAGGCGCTGCGTTCGCTCGGCGTCCGCGACGGCGACACCCTCCTCCTCCATGCCGGATCCGGCGCGGTGGGTCAGGCCGCCATCCAGCTCGCCGCCCTCTGGGGCGCACGGGTGATCGCGACGGCCTCGCCGGAGCGCTTCGACCGCGTCCGCGACCTCGGCGCAGAGCCGGTGGCGTACGGCGAGGGCCTCGCCGACCGGGTGCGCGCCGTGGCGCCCGAGGGCATCTCCGTCGCCCTGGACGCGGCCGGAACGGATGAGGCGATCCGCACCTCCCTCGCTCTGGCCCCCGCCGAGCGCATCGCTACCCTCGTCCGAGGCCGCGACGCGGCGGGCTTCGGCATCCGGGCGTTCGGGGGCGGTGCGCCGCACCCGCTCACGTCGCAGCAGCTGGCGTGGCGTGCCGAGGCCCTCCCCGTGGCGCTCTCCCTCCTGGCCGCCGGGGCGTTCTCCGTGGAGCTCGGTCCCTCCTTCCCCCTCGGCGACGCCGCGGCCGCGCACCGGGCCGTCGAGCAGGGCGCCGCGGGGAAGGTCATCCTGCATCCGTGA
- a CDS encoding NYN domain-containing protein: MADSHGRVAVYLDFDNIVMSWYDRVHGRNSYARDRQRIVAGDGDPEITERLAAAMIDVGAIIDYAATFGTLVLTRAYADWSSPVNAVYRSQLVARAVDLVQLFPAAAYAKNGADIRLAVDTVEDMFRLDDLTHVVIVAGDSDYVPLAQRCKRLGRFVVGIGVAGSTAKSLAAACDQFHAYDALPGIPAPAVTEKPETARSRSRKKTVDPGADLLQRALRLESDREGEAWQHASAVKSLIKRLDPSFSEKAYGFRSFSEFVKAHADVAEVDESGHIVLVRLAGEKT, from the coding sequence ATGGCCGATTCCCACGGCCGCGTGGCCGTCTACCTCGACTTCGACAACATCGTGATGTCCTGGTACGACCGGGTCCACGGGCGCAACTCCTATGCCCGCGACCGTCAGCGGATCGTCGCCGGGGACGGCGACCCCGAGATCACCGAGCGGCTGGCCGCGGCGATGATCGACGTGGGGGCGATCATCGACTACGCCGCCACCTTCGGCACCCTCGTCCTCACCCGCGCCTACGCCGACTGGTCGTCGCCGGTCAACGCGGTCTACCGGTCGCAGCTGGTCGCCCGCGCCGTCGATCTCGTCCAGCTGTTCCCCGCCGCGGCCTATGCCAAGAACGGCGCGGACATCAGGCTCGCCGTCGACACGGTCGAGGACATGTTCCGCCTCGACGACCTCACCCACGTCGTCATCGTCGCGGGCGACTCCGACTACGTCCCGCTCGCGCAGCGCTGCAAGCGACTCGGACGCTTCGTCGTCGGCATCGGCGTGGCGGGATCCACCGCGAAGTCGCTCGCGGCCGCGTGCGACCAGTTCCATGCGTACGACGCCCTCCCCGGTATCCCCGCCCCGGCAGTGACGGAGAAGCCCGAGACGGCGCGCAGCCGGTCGCGGAAGAAGACCGTCGACCCCGGCGCAGACCTGCTCCAGAGAGCGCTGCGGCTGGAGAGCGACCGCGAGGGCGAGGCCTGGCAGCACGCGTCGGCGGTGAAGAGCCTGATCAAGCGGCTGGACCCGTCCTTCAGCGAGAAGGCCTATGGGTTCCGAAGCTTCTCGGAGTTCGTCAAGGCGCACGCGGACGTCGCCGAGGTCGACGAGTCGGGCCACATCGTGCTGGTCCGTCTCGCGGGTGAGAAGACCTGA
- a CDS encoding sugar ABC transporter permease, producing the protein MTAADTFSRVAARVREGDLGALPVIVGVVVIWSVFQSLNPSFLSSQNLVNLTMQCAAIGTIALGVVLVLLVGEIDLSVGSVSGLAAAILAVTFVQLQWDLLLAIVAAVAAGAAIGAGYGVLLTRFALPSFVITLAGLLGFLGLQLWVLGETGSINLPFDSWLVVFAQQLFLPDWASYLLVALAVVGFALSRVRRARRRVQANLDSQSYREIAVRTIILGVFLAGATWYLNLSRGVGVMFLFFLALVVVVDIVLQQTRWGRAVYAVGGSKEAARRAGIRVGRIYVTVFALCSSLAAIGGILAAARLAAVSQSSGGGDTNLNAIAAAVIGGASLFGGRGTAYSALLGIIVIQSISSGLTLLTLDSSVRYMITGLVLVIAVIIDSLSRRTREATGR; encoded by the coding sequence ATGACCGCCGCCGACACGTTCTCGCGCGTGGCCGCCCGCGTGCGGGAGGGCGACCTGGGTGCCCTTCCGGTCATCGTCGGGGTGGTCGTCATCTGGTCGGTGTTCCAGTCGCTGAACCCCTCGTTCCTCTCCAGCCAGAACCTCGTCAACCTCACGATGCAGTGCGCCGCCATCGGCACCATCGCGCTGGGGGTGGTGCTCGTGCTGCTCGTCGGCGAGATCGACCTGTCGGTGGGCTCGGTCTCGGGCCTGGCCGCCGCCATCCTCGCGGTGACCTTCGTCCAGCTCCAGTGGGATCTGCTGCTGGCCATCGTCGCCGCCGTCGCGGCCGGGGCGGCGATCGGCGCTGGGTACGGGGTTCTGCTGACCCGGTTCGCGCTGCCGAGCTTCGTCATCACGCTGGCCGGCCTCCTGGGGTTCCTCGGCCTGCAGCTGTGGGTCCTCGGCGAGACCGGTTCGATCAACCTCCCCTTCGACTCGTGGCTCGTGGTGTTCGCGCAGCAGCTGTTCCTGCCCGACTGGGCGTCGTACCTGCTCGTCGCCCTCGCCGTCGTCGGGTTCGCGCTCTCGCGCGTGCGCCGCGCCCGGCGCCGTGTCCAGGCGAACCTCGACAGTCAGAGCTACCGCGAGATCGCCGTCCGGACGATCATCCTCGGCGTCTTCCTCGCCGGCGCCACGTGGTACCTCAACCTTTCTCGGGGCGTGGGGGTGATGTTCCTGTTCTTCCTCGCCCTCGTGGTCGTCGTCGACATCGTGCTGCAGCAGACGCGATGGGGACGGGCGGTGTACGCCGTGGGCGGGTCGAAGGAGGCCGCGCGGCGCGCGGGGATCCGCGTCGGACGCATCTACGTGACCGTCTTCGCCCTGTGCTCGAGCCTGGCCGCGATCGGCGGCATCCTGGCGGCCGCCCGACTGGCCGCCGTGAGCCAGAGCTCCGGCGGCGGGGACACGAACCTCAATGCGATCGCGGCGGCGGTGATCGGCGGGGCGAGCCTCTTCGGCGGCCGCGGCACGGCGTACTCCGCACTGCTCGGGATCATCGTGATCCAGTCGATCTCCTCGGGCCTGACGCTGCTGACCCTGGACTCGTCGGTGCGCTACATGATCACCGGGCTCGTCCTCGTCATCGCCGTCATCATCGACTCGCTGTCGCGCCGCACCCGGGAGGCGACCGGCCGCTGA
- a CDS encoding ROK family transcriptional regulator, with translation MIRRETPPGSQSSLREANRARLLETLKRHGRMTQVELAGITGLSPATVSNIVKELVASGVLHTSITSRSGRRATLVSLARQLGLVAGAHFSSRQLHIAISDVTRTVVSQSSLPLPLDHRHDAELDRLALLLGDMMDSLGGSVDDLLGVGLALPAPIDPRTGMVSAAGILRGWENVDIAASLTARIQRPVLVDSEANLGALAEAREGVSRDVASSVYLRVGHTISAGMVVGGELFRGVNGKAGQIGHVTIDENGPICRCSNRGCLETYAGGPALLSLFPPGEGMRRLGDLIQGAESGDGSARRVIADAGRHIGIAAASLCNLLDPGLIVVGGELAEAGETLMAPMRHSLERTALAAGNGLPEIVASSFGEWTETRGAIAAALDAVAFDHVAVDTGVDRATA, from the coding sequence GTGATCCGCCGAGAGACGCCGCCGGGCTCGCAGTCGTCGCTGCGTGAAGCCAACCGCGCGCGCCTGCTCGAGACGCTGAAGCGCCACGGCCGGATGACGCAGGTGGAGCTCGCCGGCATCACCGGCCTCTCTCCCGCGACGGTGTCGAACATCGTCAAGGAGCTCGTCGCGTCGGGGGTGCTCCACACCTCGATCACCTCGCGCAGCGGCCGTCGGGCGACCCTCGTCTCCCTCGCCCGTCAACTGGGGCTCGTCGCCGGCGCGCACTTCAGCTCGCGACAGCTGCACATCGCGATCTCGGACGTCACCCGAACGGTGGTGAGCCAGAGCTCCCTCCCCCTCCCCCTCGACCACCGGCACGACGCCGAACTCGATCGGCTCGCCCTCCTCCTCGGCGACATGATGGACTCCCTCGGCGGCTCCGTCGACGACCTGCTCGGCGTCGGTCTCGCTCTTCCCGCTCCGATCGATCCGCGCACCGGGATGGTCAGCGCCGCCGGGATCCTCCGAGGATGGGAGAACGTCGACATCGCGGCATCCCTCACCGCCCGCATCCAGCGACCGGTCCTCGTCGACAGCGAAGCCAACCTCGGGGCGCTGGCCGAAGCCCGCGAGGGCGTCTCGAGGGACGTCGCGTCGTCGGTCTACCTGCGTGTGGGGCACACCATCAGCGCCGGCATGGTCGTCGGCGGGGAGCTGTTCCGCGGCGTCAACGGCAAGGCCGGTCAGATCGGGCACGTCACGATCGACGAGAACGGGCCCATCTGCCGCTGCAGCAACCGCGGCTGCCTCGAGACCTACGCGGGCGGTCCCGCGCTTTTGTCCCTCTTCCCGCCGGGAGAGGGGATGCGGCGCCTGGGCGACCTCATCCAGGGCGCCGAGTCCGGCGACGGCAGCGCCCGGCGCGTGATCGCCGACGCCGGCCGGCACATCGGCATCGCCGCGGCGAGCCTGTGCAACCTCCTGGATCCAGGCTTGATCGTCGTCGGCGGCGAGCTCGCCGAGGCCGGCGAGACCCTGATGGCACCGATGCGGCACTCGCTGGAACGCACGGCGCTGGCAGCCGGGAACGGGCTGCCCGAGATCGTGGCGAGCTCGTTCGGGGAATGGACCGAGACCCGGGGAGCCATTGCCGCGGCGCTCGACGCCGTCGCCTTCGATCACGTCGCGGTCGACACCGGAGTCGATCGCGCCACCGCGTGA